The Curtobacterium poinsettiae DNA segment TTGGTCGTTCCGCTGATCACGCGGTCCGCCCACGCCACGGACGAGGGCAGGAACGTGACGGACGGGACGAGCACGTCACCGATGCCGATCTCGACCGCGGCCGGACCGTCCATCAGGCGGTTGTTCTTGAGCGGGTTCTCGACGATGACGCGGAGCGCGCGCTCCGGGCCGATCAGGCGGGGGAGCAGCGTCGCGCCGCCCCAGCCGGGGATGATGCCGAGGAACACCTCGGGCAGGCCGATGCCCTGCGCCGCGGACGAGAACGCCCGGTACGTGCAGTGCAGCGCGATCTCGAGCCCACCGCCGAGCGCCAGGGTGTTCACGAACGCGAACGAGGGCACTCCCAGGTCCGAGAACTTGCGGAGCGTGGCGTGCCCGAGGGCGGCCAGGTCGTGGGCGGCCTCGCGCGACGGGACCGCCGCTGCCTGGGACAGGTCGGCCCCGGCGGCGAAGCAGTACTCCTTGCCGGTGATCGCGACGCCCTGGATCGTGCCGGCGGCGGCCTCGGTCTTCAGGGTGTCGAGCACGCCGGACAGCTCACGGAGCGTGCGCGGCCCGAGGGTATTCGGCCGCTTGTAGTCCTTGCCGTTGTCGAGCGTGATGAGCGCCAGCGTGCCGCCCGAGGGCATCGTGACGTGCTTGACGAACGAGTGCGTGACGACCTCGTCCTCGCTGAGTTCGGCCAGTCGGTCGTTGTCGACGATGGTCATGGTCACGCCCCCTTCCGAGCCGAACGCTCGGCCGACTTGCTGTGGTTCGGGTTCTCCCAGATGACGGTGCCGCCCTGGCCGAGCCCGATGCACATCGTGGTGATGCCGTACTTGACGTCCGGTCGCTCGGCGAACTGTGCGGCGAGCTGGTTCATCAGCCGGACACCACTCGACGCGAGCGGGTGGCCGACGGCGATCGCGCCGCCCCACGCGTTCACGTCCGGGGAGTCCTGGGCGATGCCGTAGTTGTCGAGGAACGCGAGCACCTGGACGGCGAACGCCTCGTTGATCTCGAACAGGCCGATGTCGTCGATCGACAGGCCGGCCTTCGCCAGGGCCTTGTCGGTCGCGGGGACCGGCCCGACGCCCATGACCTCGGGCTCGACGCCGGCGAAGGCGAACGAGACCATGCGCATCTTCGTCGACAGTCCGTGCTGCTTCGCACCGTCCTCGGACGCGAGCAGACTCATGGTGGCGCCGTCGTTCAGGCCCGCGGCGTTGCCGGCGGTGACCCGTCCGTGGGGCCGGAAGGGCGTCTTCAACGCGGCCAGGGCCTCCAGTGTGGTGCCCGGACGCGGCGGCTCGTCCGCCGAAACGATGTCCCAGCCGTCGCCCTTGTTGACCTCGACCGGGATAACGTCCGGCTGCAGCTTGCCGTTCGCCCAAGCGGCGGCGTAGCGCTGCTGGGACTGGACGGCGTAGGCGTCCGTGCGGTCCTTCGTGATCGCGGGGAAGCGGTCGTGCAGGCGTTCGGCGGTGGCGCCCATGACGAGGGCGTCGCTCGAGACCATGCGCTCCGCGACGAAACGCGGGTTCGGGTCGGCGTTGAAGCCCATCGGGTGCCGACCCATGTGCTCGACACCACCGGCGATCGCGATGTCCGCGGCGCCGAAGGCGATGGCGCCGGCGAGCGTCGTGACGCTCGTCATGGCACCGGCACACATCCGGTCGATCGCGTAGCCGGGCACCGACTTCGGCAGACCCGCGAGCATGCCGACCGTGCGCCCGAGCGTCAGCCCCTGGTCACCCTGCTGCGTGGTCGCCGCGACGGCGACGTCGTCCACCGCTGCTGTGTCGAAGGTGTTCCGGTCGAGCAGGCCGCGCATCGCGTGCACCGCGAGGTCGTCGGACCGGGTCTTCCAGAACACCCCCTTCTCGCCGGCTCGTCCGAACGGTGTGCGAACGCCGTCCACGAACACGACGTCTGATGCCTTTGGCAATCCGGGCCTCCCAGATCCTCATCGATCGGGCCGGAACGCAGGTCGCTCCGGCCTGGCCGGGCTTCGCCCGGCGACCCTCCCGACGCTATGCCCCCAGCCTGGGCGGCCGCATGCCGGTTGGGTGGTTCCTACGACTCGTCGTCGTTCGTCGCTGCGGGCCGCTGTGCGGCAGCGACAAAGGCCGACGCGATGATCGACGCGAGTTCCTCGACCTGCCACGGACGGGCGTCGTGCTCGGCGAGGGCGGCTCCGACCAGCTCGGTCGACGGCGGCGACGGCGGGGCCCACGACACGAGCCGGAGCGTCTCCGGTGTGAGCAGGTTCTCGAGCGGGATGTCGAGCTCCTCGGCACGCTTCGTCACCGCGGCACGTGCGGCCTTGTACCGGCGGTCGGCCGCCGGGTTGCGGTCCGCCCAGGCGCGGGGCGGGGGCAGCGTCGCCTCGCCGGCACCGCGCAGACGGGGGAGGTCCTCGGTGGTGCGACCTTCCTCGACGGCGGCCCACCAGCGGTCGAGCTCGGAACGGCTGGCGCGACCCGTGAAGGCCTTCAGCGCACCGAGTTCGGCGCGGGACTCGGGTGCGGCGGCCGCCGCGGCGACGATGGCGGCGTCGGGGATGGTGCGCCCGGGGGCGATGTCCGCCTGTCGGGCGTACTCGTCACGAGCGAGCCAGAGCGACCGGGCGATCGCCAGGGCTCGCGCCCCACGGAGCGCGTGCATGCCGGACAGTCGACGCCAGGGCTCGGCTCGGGCGGGCTTCGGCGCGCGGTGCAGGACCGCGTCGAACTCCTCCTGGGCGATCCGGGTCTTGCCGGCCTCGTCGAGCCTCTCGGCAAGGGCGTCGCGGAGGTCGGGCAGCAGCTCGACGTCGAGCGAGGCGTAGATGAGCCACGACTGCGGCAGGGGACGGGTCGACCAGTCGGCGGCCGAGTGCGCCTTCGCCAGGGTGATGCCGAGCAGTTGCTCGACGACGGCGCCGAGGCCGACGCGCGGGAACCCGGCGATCCGGGCGCCGAGTTCGGTGTCGAAGATGCGCGTGGGGACGAGGCCGACCTCCTGCAGGCACGGCAGGTCCTGCGAGGCGGCGTGGAACAGCCACTCCTCGTCGACGATGGCGGCCTGCAGCTCCGAGAAGTCGCCGATCGGGATCGGGTCGAACAGGAAGGCACCGGCACCGCGGCGGAACACCTGGATCAGGTACGCGCGCTGCGAGTAGCGGTAGCCGCTGGCTCGTTCGGCGTCGACTGCGACGGGGCCGTGGCCGGCGGCGATGGCGGCGACTGCCTCGAGGTAGTCCTCACGCGTGTCGATGACCTTGACGGCATCGTGCGAGGCCTCGAAGGCGGGGCCGGCAGCGGCGGCCGGAGCGGCCGAGCCGGCAGCTGGAGCGGCCGAGCCGGCAGCGGGGCCGGCGGCGTCCTGGGGAGCGGGGTCGGTCACTTGGCGAGCCTCCTCGGGGCCAGCAGGGTCACGCCGTCCGATGCGGGAGGCAGACCGGCGAGCATGGCGACGATGTCCTGCCAGGCCCGGACGTGTGCGGTGAGGTCGTCGCCGCGTGGTGTCCACGACGCGCGGAGTTCCAGCTGGGCGCCGTCGCCCTGTGCGGCGAGGTCGCCGTAGCCGCGCGAGATGATCTTGGTGGCCGTGCCCGAGGCGTGGTCGTACGTCGCACCGTGTGACTCGAGCGCGTCGACGAGCCAGCTCCAGGTGACGTCGGCGACGAACTCGTCGACGCCGATCTCAGGCTCGAGCGGCGCCTGCGCGAAGGAGACGACACGGAACGCGCCGCCCCAGCCCTCGGGCTCTTCCGGGTCGTACAGGGCGATGAACCGGCCGGTGCCCAGGTCCGACTCGACGCCGTGCGCGGTGCCGGACACGTCCGCCGCCAGGGCGATCGAGAACGGTGCGATCCGGGTCGGCGAGGGGATCTCGGTGACGGTGGTCTCGGCGCGGCCGCTGCCGCCGGACACGAACGCGCGGAGCCGCGCGAAGGCGTCGGGCTCTCGGGATTCGGACACACATGCAGACTAGGCTCCGGGCCATGTCCCGATCCGCGCGACCCGCCGAGGACGTCGTCCAGGAGACCGCTCGATCGGCCGGGTTCATCGCACTCGGCGCCGGCCTGGCAGCTGCCGCGGTGGGGACGGCCGTCATCGGTGGCTTCGTCGCCGCCGTCGCCCGTGCCGTCGTCACCCCCGACCGCAAGCGCAACGAACGCGTCCCGATCCACGCCGTCGACCCCGTCCGGAAGACCGTCACGATCGAACGCACCGCGGACACCGAGCTGCAGGGCCGCTACTCGCTCTGGTTCGGCGGCGGCACCGGCCACATGCGCGTCGGCGAGGTGCTCGGCACGACCGAGACCACCGTCACGCGCCGCATCATCGCGATCGACGCCGGCGACGCGACGGCCGCCCGCCGCGGTCGCTGGGGCGGCTGGTTCTACCTGACGCCCGGCGAGCTCGACGTGCCCGTGGAGGACGTCGACATCCCCACCCCGAACGGTCCCGCCCCCGCCTGGGTCGTCCGCGCCGACGACCCGGCAGCGCCGTGGGCCGTCCTGGTGCACGGCCGTGGCGTCACGCGCGCCGAGACCATCCGCGCCGTCCCGGTCTTCCGCGCCGCCGGCTACTCGGTCGTCCTCGCTTCGTGGCGGAACGACGGCGTCGCCCCGCCGAGCGTCGACGGCCGCTACGGCCTCGGCAGTACCGAGTGGGAGGACGTCGACTCCGTGCTCCGCTGGCTCACCGCGCAGGACGCCCAGAGCGTCGTGCTGATGGGCTGGTCGATGGGCGGCGCCGTCGTGCTGCAGACCCTGCTCCGCTCGCGCTTCGCCGGCCTGGTCGACGGCGTCGTGCTCGAGTCACCCGTCGTCGACTGGCACGCCGTCCTGAAGTCGCAGAGCCAGCTCCTGCGCCTGCCGCGTCCGGTCCGCAAGGTCGCCCAGCGGCTGCTCCGCACCCCGGTGCTGCACCGCCTCGCCGGCCTGCAGCAGCCGGTGGACCTGCGGGAGCTCGACATGGTCACCCGGTCCGCCGAGCTGACGGTGCCGATCCTGCTGCTGCACAGCGACGACGACGGGTTCGTGCCGTCCTCCGCGTCGCACGACCTGGCCCGCGCCCGACCCGACCTGGTCCGGCTCGAGGTGCAGACCACGGCCCGACACACCAAGCTCTGGAACCACGACGCCGACTGGTTCGACGCCCGCATCCTCGCGTGGCTCACCGAGGTGGTCCAGCGGCGCGGGGCGGCCAGCGCGCGGTAGACGCGACCGAAGGGCGGACGGGAGGCGCGGTGCCAGCTGGCACCGCGCCTCCCGTCCGTCGTTGCGTCCGTTCGGTCGCATCGTGAGCAGAAATGGTCGGGTCGCGATCACGCGCTCGACCATTCCTGCTCACGAAGGGGGTGGTCCGGCCGGAACGTCACGGTCTTCATCCGCTCGCTCTCACGGATCGATCACTTCGTCGAAGAGCGCGGACGAGCGCTCATCTCGTGGGCGTACGCATCTGCTTCGGTCTTGTAGATCTCGCCCCATGCAATGCTCGGAGGCATGGCACGGACAGGCGGATCGACGTCAGGGAGACAGATCTGCACGAAGTGCGGGAATGTGGGGAAGGTCCAGAGGTCTTCGTCCTCGAAGCGACTCCAGAGCAACAGCTCCCCGACACCCAGCGGGTGGCCGAGCTCCTGACCGTTCAGCGGCGGATCGCAGCTGACCATCAGCGCATGGTGACCGTTCGTGAGCTCGATCGGTCGTTCCACTTCGCACCGGAAGACGGACGAGAACCGCTTGCTGTCCATGGACGAGAGGAAGAAGACTTCTTGCATGTCAGAACTCCGGGTTGACGCCGCTGACGCGACCGAGCTGGGTCGCTCCCTTCTCGATGCCGTTCGGGAGGGGCCGCGCGACGTTCCTTCGAGCAGGAACTGCCCCGATCCCACGCGGTGATCGGGCGCGGTCTTCGCTGACGGTAGTCCTGCGACGTCGCGGTGGTTTGCAACAGGGTAGGACGGCGACCACGAGGCACCGGTCGCCTGGGCATCTCCGCCGGAGACACGACGCCCGGATCCTCGCGTGGCTCACCGAGGTGGTCCAGCGTCGCGGGCGGCCAGGCTGCGGTAGACGCAAGAGCAGACGGACGGGAGGCGCGGTGCCAGCTGTCACCGCGCCTCCCGTCCGTCCATGATGCCGTCTGCGAGACTCGAACCATGTGGCCGTTCCGCAACCGCCCCGAGCCGGTGCCCTCGTTGCCGACGAACCCCGTGCTGCAGCAGATCGTGCTGCGGGGCGGCGACCTGTCGGAGCCGCGTGACTGGGTGCACTTCGTGTACTTCCCGGACGAAGGCACCGCCAGGGCAGCCTCCGATCAGATCGCCGCCGCCGGGTGGAACGTCGCAGTCAAGCCGTCGGGTGCGGAGTGGTACGTCGCCGCCGATCAGCAGAACGTGCTCGTCGACGACGCCCGACTGGGTGAGGCGGTGCAGTTCTTCGCGAGCATCACCGCCGAGACGCCCGGCGCGCAGTGGGACGGCTACGAAGCGAGCATCTAGAGCGTCGGCTGCTGTCGCGGCCCGAACTCCTCGAGACGAGTCGCCGGTCGGCGCGGCTGCGCTGGGCCGTGCGTCAGGTCGGAGGTCATCCGGTCTCCTGTGTCGGGCGTGGACCCGGCGAGAGCCCGCCGACGCTCATGGCAGCGAGGACGTCAGTCCTGCCGGGCGCGAACGCCGTGATTCCGACCGAGGTGTCAGCCTGCACGATGCAGAGCCCCAGCTGCTCGTCGCCGAGCGGCACGAGCGCACGGGCGAACCCGTCGAGTCCGCGCACGTCGAAGCCCTTTTCGGCGGCCATCGTGTACTTCGTCAGGAAGGTCCGTGCTGTCGACAGCGCGCCCTGTTCGAAGATGCGGACCCGTTCGTCGGCCGGACACTGCGATACCACCTCGAGCGCCAGTCCCGCCCCCGGAGCGTCCGATGCGCGGAGCCGCGAGCACAGTTCCTGGACGGTGATGTGGACGAGACCCACGGATCGGTCGATCGCCGTGGCCGCCACGAGCGTTCGGTCCCTCGCACGCAACACGACCGTCACGAGTTCATCGCCGTGCTCGACCTGGCAGATCAGGACGAGTTCGTCCCCGAGGGCTTCGAGCGGGTCGATGAACGGTACGAGGTTCGCTTGCTTCTTCGAGTAGGTCCGCCGGATGACCGCTGCGAACGACCGTGCGGACACGTCGTAGACGAGCACATTGGTGTCCGGACCGACAGCGGCGAGGATGTCGACGACACGGTCCGGGAGCTCCACGGTCGGATCGTTGGTGACCGCTCGGAGATGACCGATCGAGATGTGCGGGGGAGCGCTTGTCACCGTCGGACCTCCGCGGACGACGGGCTGTGTCGGTACTGCACGTCGCCGTCGGGCAGGGCGTCGATGTCGACCCGTGCGCGCCCCGGTTCGCTGTAGTGCCAGGACGGACCTCGGCGGTTCGGCCAGCCCTCGAGCAACGCACCCGAGGCGAACCGAATGGCGATCCGCCCGCCCGTCACTGCACCGTCCGACACGACCTCGGTGTGCAGCGCGAGGAGGCCGAGCAGGGACGGTTTGTCACCGGGATCGAGGAACTCGTGCTCCCCGTCAGAGCCGGTCAGCGCGAAGTCGGTCTCGAACCGGAGCGACGCACCGTTCGAGAAGCGGATCGTCACGTCGGATTCGAGGCCGATGAAGTCGACGGTGTCGCCGGTGATGTCCAGCGCGAAGGGTTGGCGCGGAACGCCGCTCATCCTCGATCTCCTTCCGTACCTGTGCTCGTCCTTCCGGTCGGCGGATCGACACGAACCGGGCGACCCTTCGGCTCCGAGACGTGCCAGGACTCGAACTCGGCGTCCGGACCAGCGACGAGGGTCGCTCCTTCAGCGAAGACCAGCGTGAGCGTGTCGCCCTCGACGGATCGCCGAACGAGTTCTGTGCCGAACAGCCGCAGGATGGGGAGCAGCGAGTCCTTCCGCTCCGGATCGACGACCACGCTGCCCCCGGATCGGTCCGTGACGGTGAACGCAGATTCGAGCTGCACGCCGGAACCGTCGGTGAAGCGCAGCTCGAGCCGGAAGTCGACGCCGATGAAGTCGAGCGTGTCTGCAGGGATGACCGCCGGGATCGCCTCTTCGGAATTCCTCATGCCCTCGCCCCCCTGCGCGTCATTCCCCCCTGGTAATGACGGAGCCCTTCTTGCACGGACTCCGACCGGCATCTGGGGACCGGCACGCAGTCGCTGACAAGGATGTTGGGATCCACAGGCCGAACAATTCTGCGCCAGGAGATTGCGAAGCAATCGATCATTCCTCGAATGCAACTTGGTTGGTCCGGGGGATTTCCCGCGGCATTGCGTGGCTGAACCAGGGAGTTCGAGACTGTCAATCTTTCCATTTTTCGCCCATATGAGGATCTCCCCGCCGATTTCCGCCTGCCCATCCAGGTAACAGGATCTGCTGGGGAGGGGCCCGTCCGGCAGCTTGGCGATAGGGTGGTCGTCAAGGTCTATTTGCCAGATTCTCGGAGCAATTGTTCGAAATCCCCGAATCGTTTGTGCCTGATGCTGCAATGCCATTGATTCGGGTGTTTTGAGATGACTCAGGCAGATGCGCACGAGATCGTGCAGCCGTGATTCATCTTCTGTCCACGTCAACATATCGTCCTACATCCTGTAGCTGCCTCTTTGGGGATGTACACAGTGCCGACGCGAGAGATCCCCCCAGCAGTGCTTCCCCGCGCGGACCGATAGGGCCAAGAAAGTAAAGTTCGTCCTCGGTTGCCGTCCCGCTCTCCTCAGGCTCCCGGCTCGCGACCGTCAGGTGCTTACGAGGGCATTTCGGTCGAAGGTCCTGGAGCGCGGGTGGTCATCGCCGGTACTTGCGTTCCCGACCCGAACACTCGAGAAAATGTGGCCCCTATCTTGACCTGATCTGTGTCGATGATGATCGTCCACAACGAGCCGTCACTCATGTCGAGGCGGATGACTGCTTTGTCGATTTTGCCGACATCGGATGGGTGGAATCCGACGAACTCGCCCTCGATGAACTGATGTGTGGCTTCGGCGAGTCGCGCGAACGAGGCACTGTCGAGTACCGGATTTGGCAAGTGGGGCGCGCTAGACACTTGCTCCAGTTCCGCGACGTCCAGTCCGGGATCTGTCGACACGTTGACGAATATGTCCTCAGCCGTCCATGAAAGCTCGGGCAGATGGAGGGAGGCCACAACGTCGGCGAGGTCGAACCATTCGGTATCGCCCTGCTCGGATTCATGAGAAAAAAGTCGCAGCATTGGATCCGATTCAACTAGAAGAGGGGTAGGGCGGTCTTGCTGCGCGTGCGGCTTCCGCCCGTCGCATTGGGCTCGTACGGGTGGAAATGTGGGTTTGGATGGATTGCTGGTCGGTTGTGGTCAGTGAAATCAATGTCTCGAACGATCTCACCATCCCCGTCAAATTCTCGCGCCTGAGGATAGCTAGTCCCGCTCTTGCTCTCGCGCCAACCAAGTTCCGTGTGCGGGTACTCCGACTCCGGCAACCGAACTCCCTTCTGTGAGCTTGGTAGCGGTCGATGAGGGAACCAACTCCCGTCAGGAGTCTTCGGAACGGGGAGTTCGTCCCCGAGCTTGTTCACGGCTGTCGGCAGGTGCACCTTCGACATCGTGCCGCCGGTGGCCGCCGACGTCGCGGCACCTTCGGCCGCGTTCCGGAGCAGACCACCGGGGGTCACGGGCTGGCCACTCACCGCGTAGTTGGCGACGTTCTCGGCCGCACCTTCTGCTGCGTTCTTGACCAGCTGCTTGCCGATCAGGGCACCGGCACCACCGCCGACAGCACCGAAGGCCCCGCTGACGGCGACCTGGCCCCAGTTCACCTCGCCGGTGGTGGCCTTCTGGATGATGGTGTCGGCACCGGCGCTGATGAGCATCATGCCGACCGGACCGCCGACGCCGGTGGCGACGAGCACACCGCCGGCGACGACCATCGCGCCACCGGCGACGTACTCCCAGTTGTCCGCGAACCAGTCACCGGTCGCGGCTGCGGCACGTGCGAGCGGCCCCTGCTGCGCCGCCGCGTAGGCCTCGAGCTCCGCGTCGGTGATCGGCGCGAGGCCGAGCGGGTCGATCGCGTGCAGCGGGTCGTTGCCGGCGAACGAGTACGGGTTGCCGGCCCAGGCTGCTCCTGCTGGCGCGCTGACCGGGTCGACCGACAGGAAGCCGCGCGACGACGGGTCGTAGGCACGCGCCCCCATCCACTCGAGGCCGGCGACCTGCAGCGAACCGTCGGCGCCGAGGGCGATCCCGCCGGGCAGGCCCGAGCCGCCGAGGTCGGCGAGCGTCTGCCACGGATCGGCGTCGTCGGCTGCTCTCGTGGTGCGTCGACCGCTGGCGATCCAGCGGTCGTCCACCCCGATCAGGCCGCCGGGAGCGCGGAGCACCGGCCCGTCACCGACGGCCAAGAGCGTCGGTGCGAACGCGGCGGTGTCCCAGTCGATCGGGACGCCGTCGACACCGGCGAGTTCACCGAGGGCGTCGACGTGCAGGTCGGTCGTGGTGCTGCTTGCCGCGGTGGTCTCCGCCACCCCGGTGAGGTGACCCTGCGGGGTCCAGCCGTACGTGGTCGTCACGCCGTCGGCTCGGAGCGCCTGCACCCGACGACCAGCGCCGTCGTAGGCGTACTCGACTTCGGGCAGTCCGTCCGGAGCGCCGACCCTGCTCAGCTGTCCGGCGGCGTCGTGCGTGACCCGTCGGGCCCCGGAGTCCGTCCGTTCCTCGACCAGACGACCCGCCGCGTCGTAGACCCAGTCCGTGCGACCACCGTCGTGGACGGCGGCCACGAGCTGCGCGGCATCGTCGTGCTCGTAGGTGGTGCTCCCACCGGGTCCCTCGACGCGGGTGATGCGCCCGTCGGCGTCGCGTTCGATCGTGCTGGTGTCCGTGCCGTCCGCGTCGATGCGCGCGTGCCGGACCACGTGTCCGTTCGCGTACTCCCAGGTCTGCAGCTGATCGCCGGCGCGGGCCTGCAGGAGCCGCCCCGCCGCGTCGTGCTCGTACCGGACCTCGCCGAAGGCCGAGTGGTCGACGCGGACGACCCGTCCGGCCGCGTCGTGCTCGTACCGGGTCGTCGACCCGTCAGGGGACTGCACCGAGGTGCGGAGCCCGTCGGCATCGTGGGTCCACCGCGTTTCGCGCGCGCCGGTTGCGCGGCGGACGAGCTGGCCCAGTCGGCTGAACTCGAGGACGTGGGTGGCGGGGGAATCGGGACGGGTCCTGTCGGTGATCGTCACCGTGCGAGCACGCGCATCGCGGTCGATGCGGCCGATCAGCCGATCGCCGGCGTACTGCGCGGATTCCCGACCGGCCGCGTCGTACTCCCACCGCAGGACGCTCCCGTCCGGGTCGGTCTGGGTGAGCTGGCGCCCTGCCGCGTCGTAGGTCGCCGTCGTCGTGCGACCGAGCTGATCGGTGGACGAGGCCACCTTGTCGAGCTGCGTGTACGTGCGGACGGTCACCCCACCCAGCGGGTCGACGGTGCGGACGAGTCGTCCACGCTGGTCGTACTCGTATCGGGTGGTACCCCCGAGACCGTTCACCGCGGCGACGAGCTGTCCGGCGGCGTCGTACCGGAAGCTCCGCTGGCCGAAGCGGGTGTCCCGCACCGAGACCACGCGACCGACCCGGTCGTACCGGTACCTCGCGGTGCCGACTCCGGGGACGTCGGCGTGGACGACCCGACCCTGGCGGTCGTACTCGGTCCGGGCGACCTCGCCGGTCGGCAGGGTGCGCGCGACGACCCGGGAATCGGCGTCGTAGGTCAACGTGGTGCGTGCGCCGGCGGGGTCGATCGCGCTGACCGGGCGACCGCACGCGTCGTACTCGTACCGGGTGGTTCGGCCCGCCGGGGTGGTGACGGCGACGACGCGTCCGGCGAGGTCACGTTCGATCCGGGTGAGGCCCCCGTCCGCGTCGACGAGCTCGACCGCGCGACCGCAGGCGTCGTACGTCGTGAGTTCGGCGGACGTGTCCGCGTGCTCGAGCCGGGTCGGACGCCCGAACTCGTCGGTCGTCACGGAAACGGCGTCGAAGGCGTCGCGGACCGTGGAGACGCCGTCCGCGCGCGAGCGACGCACCTCGGTGCGGACACCGGTCGGGTCGACCGTGGCACCGAGGGCTCCGACCGCGTCGTACTCCCGCTTCCAGGTGCCGCCGGCCGGGTCGATCACGGCTTCGAGCCGGGAGAGCGCGTCGTGGACGAACGCCCACTCGGCGCCGTCGGGCAGGGTCATCGTCGACACGTTGCCGAACGCGTCGAAGTCCTTGGTGATGACGCGACCGAGCGGGTCCGTGGTGGACACGATCTCGCCGTGCTGGCCGTAGGTGACCTCGGTGCGGGCACCGGTCGGATCGATCGTCGCCGTGATCCGACCGCCGTCGCCGTGCTCGAACCGCCACAGCTCGCCGTCCGGGTCCTCACGTGCGGTGAGCAGTCCGGCGGCGTCGTAGCGGTACCGGGTCCGGTTGCCGAGCGGTGTGACCGCCTCGATGATCCGGCCTCCGGGGTCGCGGACCAACTGCGCGGTGTCGCCGACGGCGTTCTCGACCCCGATGAGCTCACCGGACGCATCGTGGTGGAAGGAGACGACGACGCCCATCGGATCGGTCGTTCCCACGAGCAGGCCGTCCCGCCACTCGAGCAGCGTGCGACCGCCGACAGGGTCGATGACGACGGAGGGGTTCCGGTCGTCGCCCGCGTACTCGTACTCGGCGACCCCGCCGTTCGCGGTGACCACCGTCGTCACGCGGTCCACAGCGTCGTACCCGAAGGTCAGGTCGGCGCCCTCCGGTGTCACGGTCCGGACGCGCCGTCCCCGCTCGTCGTACCCGTGGACGGTCACCTGACCATCGCGCTCGGTCACCGAGACGAGGTTGCCGTGCGGGTCGTACGACATCGACTGGCGCTGCCCGTCGGTGTCGATGATCCCGACGACGCGGCCCTTCCGGTCGGCGATCCAGGTGTTCGCGTGCTCCCCGTCGACGTCGGAGACCGAGGTGACCCGACCCGGCAGGTACGAGAACCGGACCCGTCGACCGAACGGTGTGCGCTGCTCGACGACCCGGCCGCGGTCGTCGTAGGTGTTCTCGCACTCGACCAC contains these protein-coding regions:
- a CDS encoding thiolase family protein, whose protein sequence is MPKASDVVFVDGVRTPFGRAGEKGVFWKTRSDDLAVHAMRGLLDRNTFDTAAVDDVAVAATTQQGDQGLTLGRTVGMLAGLPKSVPGYAIDRMCAGAMTSVTTLAGAIAFGAADIAIAGGVEHMGRHPMGFNADPNPRFVAERMVSSDALVMGATAERLHDRFPAITKDRTDAYAVQSQQRYAAAWANGKLQPDVIPVEVNKGDGWDIVSADEPPRPGTTLEALAALKTPFRPHGRVTAGNAAGLNDGATMSLLASEDGAKQHGLSTKMRMVSFAFAGVEPEVMGVGPVPATDKALAKAGLSIDDIGLFEINEAFAVQVLAFLDNYGIAQDSPDVNAWGGAIAVGHPLASSGVRLMNQLAAQFAERPDVKYGITTMCIGLGQGGTVIWENPNHSKSAERSARKGA
- a CDS encoding HRDC domain-containing protein; the protein is MTDPAPQDAAGPAAGSAAPAAGSAAPAAAAGPAFEASHDAVKVIDTREDYLEAVAAIAAGHGPVAVDAERASGYRYSQRAYLIQVFRRGAGAFLFDPIPIGDFSELQAAIVDEEWLFHAASQDLPCLQEVGLVPTRIFDTELGARIAGFPRVGLGAVVEQLLGITLAKAHSAADWSTRPLPQSWLIYASLDVELLPDLRDALAERLDEAGKTRIAQEEFDAVLHRAPKPARAEPWRRLSGMHALRGARALAIARSLWLARDEYARQADIAPGRTIPDAAIVAAAAAAPESRAELGALKAFTGRASRSELDRWWAAVEEGRTTEDLPRLRGAGEATLPPPRAWADRNPAADRRYKAARAAVTKRAEELDIPLENLLTPETLRLVSWAPPSPPSTELVGAALAEHDARPWQVEELASIIASAFVAAAQRPAATNDDES
- a CDS encoding DUF3000 domain-containing protein; amino-acid sequence: MSESREPDAFARLRAFVSGGSGRAETTVTEIPSPTRIAPFSIALAADVSGTAHGVESDLGTGRFIALYDPEEPEGWGGAFRVVSFAQAPLEPEIGVDEFVADVTWSWLVDALESHGATYDHASGTATKIISRGYGDLAAQGDGAQLELRASWTPRGDDLTAHVRAWQDIVAMLAGLPPASDGVTLLAPRRLAK
- a CDS encoding alpha/beta fold hydrolase produces the protein MSRSARPAEDVVQETARSAGFIALGAGLAAAAVGTAVIGGFVAAVARAVVTPDRKRNERVPIHAVDPVRKTVTIERTADTELQGRYSLWFGGGTGHMRVGEVLGTTETTVTRRIIAIDAGDATAARRGRWGGWFYLTPGELDVPVEDVDIPTPNGPAPAWVVRADDPAAPWAVLVHGRGVTRAETIRAVPVFRAAGYSVVLASWRNDGVAPPSVDGRYGLGSTEWEDVDSVLRWLTAQDAQSVVLMGWSMGGAVVLQTLLRSRFAGLVDGVVLESPVVDWHAVLKSQSQLLRLPRPVRKVAQRLLRTPVLHRLAGLQQPVDLRELDMVTRSAELTVPILLLHSDDDGFVPSSASHDLARARPDLVRLEVQTTARHTKLWNHDADWFDARILAWLTEVVQRRGAASAR
- a CDS encoding ribonuclease E inhibitor RraB, with the translated sequence MWPFRNRPEPVPSLPTNPVLQQIVLRGGDLSEPRDWVHFVYFPDEGTARAASDQIAAAGWNVAVKPSGAEWYVAADQQNVLVDDARLGEAVQFFASITAETPGAQWDGYEASI
- a CDS encoding DUF6188 family protein; its protein translation is MSGVPRQPFALDITGDTVDFIGLESDVTIRFSNGASLRFETDFALTGSDGEHEFLDPGDKPSLLGLLALHTEVVSDGAVTGGRIAIRFASGALLEGWPNRRGPSWHYSEPGRARVDIDALPDGDVQYRHSPSSAEVRR
- a CDS encoding DUF6188 family protein, with product MRNSEEAIPAVIPADTLDFIGVDFRLELRFTDGSGVQLESAFTVTDRSGGSVVVDPERKDSLLPILRLFGTELVRRSVEGDTLTLVFAEGATLVAGPDAEFESWHVSEPKGRPVRVDPPTGRTSTGTEGDRG